A single window of Zea mays cultivar B73 chromosome 10, Zm-B73-REFERENCE-NAM-5.0, whole genome shotgun sequence DNA harbors:
- the LOC100277139 gene encoding uncharacterized protein LOC100277139 yields the protein MEDARVLAVVFVDGEQSVDLGTVTVQPSFGGVKRLQAVVADRVGAAPHQISASLARPRRARHVPLDDATDLAAAVAREGSGCYVIAGFRRSRRGGRSRRDRKGVNGAAVEKTILKRLPPTDLASLVSPLPLPPRASAGASPGPLVLYDDYEARLRELQRQRDWYLMSTAGAGPGLDPAYLHLSVAAGHPDNEDPQQWSPRRRPSPCPECEAAAAAMRQPAFHWCVRDAVVSAGFRSHVGPIEPPPKKTPSPLSPPSPGRRPGLVY from the coding sequence ATGGAGGACGCACGCGTGCTGGCGGTTGTCTTCGTCGACGGCGAGCAGAGCGTGGACTTGGGCACGGTGACCGTGCAGCCGTCGTTTGGCGGCGTGAAGCGGCTTCAGGCCGTCGTGGCAGACCGCGTGGGCGCCGCGCCGCACCAGATCTCGGCGTCCCTGGCGCGGCCCCGCCGCGCCCGCCATGTGCCCCTCGACGACGCCACcgacctcgccgccgccgtcgcgcgGGAGGGTTCCGGGTGCTACGTCATCGCTGGGTTCCGCCGCTCCCGCCGGGGCGGCCGGTCCCGCCGCGACAGGAAGGGAGTCAACGGCGCGGCCGTGGAGAAGACCATCCTGAAGCGCCTCCCGCCCACGGATCTGGCGTCTCTGGTcagccctctccctctccctccccgcgCCAGTGCCGGTGCCTCGCCCGGGCCGCTCGTGCTCTACGACGACTACGAGGCGCGGCTGCGGGAGCTGCAGCGGCAGCGCGACTGGTACTTGATGAGCACCGCGGGTGCGGGTCCGGGTCTGGACCCCGCCTACTTGCACTTGTCGGTGGCGGCGGGGCATCCGGATAACGAGGACCCACAGCAGTGGTCCCCGAGGCGACGACCGTCCCCGTGCCCCGAGtgcgaggcggcggcggcggccatgcGGCAGCCGGCGTTCCACTGGTGCGTGCGCGACGCGGTGGTCTCCGCGGGATTCCGCTCCCACGTGGGCCCCATCGAGCCCCCGCCGAAGAAGACTCCGTCTCCTCTGTCGCCGCCGAGCCCCGGCCGCCGCCCGGGCCTTGTCTACTAA